The Clupea harengus chromosome 26, Ch_v2.0.2, whole genome shotgun sequence region ATGCGAGTGTGTTGGATAGGCTGTTAAATTAAGATATAGCTCAATTGTTCAGTTAATGTGTCAGACAGTCTATACAGGTAGTCTGTTATTAACCCCATGAGTGCAAACACAGGCAGTACATCTACAGCTGACAATCCAGACTTCAAAATCCATTATTGTGTTCATTAAATGATCTAATCTTATGAGGAACAACTcacactttatttaactttatttaacattattattgttgcactacctccattcttatttattattttgctcatactgtctggtactatctgtccttgtattgttgttctgtgttgtcttgttgttctatctgtgatactatagcctgcatggagaaaaccaaaaacaattcctagtatctgtatacatggcgaataaagttgaattgaattgaattgaattgaattgacaaGTTGGAAATTCCCCAAATTGGTTTCCCTATAGGCTTATTCTAAGCCAATGACTGtcaatcctcctcttcctcgccctGCCCTGCGTGGCATTAATGGCCATTGTTCCAATCCACATTTATATCAGATGTCACCATGGTGGTCTCCAGACAAATATGTCGATAAATGCCAAGCtatatttaataaatatatttgccACCACTTACTAGACTTACAGTactacagtacatacagtatcaTAAAATCCTAAAAATTATCTTAAAATGTCATTATTTGCAGAGTGTCCTGCTGGGGAGCCTCAGTCAATGTGCAATAACCGTTTAGTTGAGACGCAGCTCACGGTCAGCAGGCAGACCTTTCCTGTCAAAGACATTTGGGAAACAAGCACTTGCAGTTTGCAATTACTGTGAAGAGGTAATCACCAAAACCTTCATTGCCATACAAGAGTCTTACCACAGATGTGACTCAGATGAAGAAGGTTATTAATTAATGAAAGACTTTGAACGTGTCTCATCAATATTGCACGGAGCAGTTGCTGCTTTGATGCAATCTGTAAAGAAAGTTTTACTTGAGAAATCTATATGAAATGAGTCATCAACTTCAGGGCTATTGCCAGTTTGAAGAGCAATCCTTCAGATTGCGAACACGACTAAGACTACGCAACTGTGTCTCTTCTAACCTGAAATTTCCTTTTTTGCCACAAATTCCACACCAGCTTTCTTTCCTGCCTAGATTTGCTGTTCAATGTAACATTCATTGGttgccgacacacacatacacacaaatgctatGCTTTACCCTTACCTGCCTCTTTGTCATCCATCATTAAATCACGGGGCAGAATTTAGGTGTATTCCCTGGGAGACACCAGTCCCACCTGTTACCCTGTAGTGCAGTCACTAAACGGCAATCATGAAGcctctgttttaaaaaaaagaaagaaagaaaacctgTTTAATTGGACTCGTTAGATCATTTTCAGGCCGCATTAGTCATCCTCCATTCTTCCAAGATAACCCAGATGATTATTGCCAGCTATTGCATGCGACCATTAATGAAGTCACTGGGGCACATCTATGGTCAAACTACCAGCCTCCCAGTACCCAAATGTCAGTGTTATTAGGATCtaattgcatgtgtgtttgttttccatgtcCAGCCTTCATGACAGAAGTCACACATCATTAGCATCCTTTTGTCTAAATATGCAGTGGGTTTTAACTGGTGTCCATTTATAAATAGAGACATCATTTAGTCTCTGATTCATCAGATGGAAGGTTTACTGAATTCATTGTATATGAATAGATTGTTCAGATTTTTATCATAAAAAAAGAAGcttactgatattgtttttcttttcacaaaAGGGAAGTAGTAATTATATTATTCTAAACCAATTTCTCTTTGGGACTGTAGGAGTTATAACACCAGTGTCACCTGGGGGATTTGAatagttttctctctttcagattTGACTGcattcatttatgtatttaatTATTCATGCTGGAGTCAAAGACACTTGGCACTATATACATtacactatacacacatactgtatagatTGTATATGTGAAAACATCAGATAGAGAAGTACATCAGAGCTTTTCTTTCCCTCGGTCCAAACAGATAGAATCCTCTGTATAGTTTAGGCATTATAGTTTGTACTCTAGAGTGGGAAGAAAGACTTGTTCACAAAGAGTCATTTGCAAATTGGTGATTTATTGATAGACTGAATTATAACCTCTCTAGTCCCTTTTTAACTGAGCTTTTCTGTTGAACTGTGGGATAAATCTGAAGGACAGTACCATTGCCACCTTAATCTCTTCTGAAAACATACTCCTGGTTATTCCTGAGTCTATGAAATGCATTTATATTCTAGTTTTGTTCTATGAATGTATGGGTTGGATCTATGAAATGGAGTCAGTGGACTTTATCTGTTCGCCTCTCTCATTTCGCCTCTCGTGTTCAGTGATCACTCGCCTGTGTTTTAGCGCAGGAAATAGAACTCAAGGATGAGGGTTACGGGCAGTGGATCTCATGTTTAATGCATTACATTTTTGGGGCGTAAATGACATGTTaccctgtctgttttttttattatttttgtcattttttattactttttttttcatcttttcatgTATTGGAGGTCATTCGGGGTAATAAGCTGTAGAATTGGCAGAAAAGGGTATATTCTTTGAGGGCTATGTGTTTAGTGGATAGAGAAATGGGAGATAAAAAAACATCATATTTCATCTGTCTCAATGTATGTATATCCTCCAGGTCTATAGACAGCTCTGGCAGAGTCTCCACGTCCTACTTTACAACCTGCTGGTGGTCAACGCTTCAGTGAAGTATAGGAGACATACACAACGTATATCTACCACAAGTCTAATAATACCACGATATGAGGTTGACTAGCTGGTATAAGCTTTTGCCCTCAAAATAGTGGGTCCTAATTGTTCATGGTAGGATATGATCAAAACAATACGTTTTACATTAGACTTTTAAACTATGGATTGTTTTGAAGTTATAaccaaaaaacaacacatatgtgtatatgtcacCAACCGTGTATGTTCTCTGTATTCTGTAGGTTGTTTCAAAACTATACAAGCATGACAGCACTTTTTGAACTCATTACCCAAAAGGCAGACAGAGTAATTGAACACTTTGCattgataaatgtaaatgtgtatagaAATGAATTAAGGGGAAGTTAAGAAATAATGACTCATCATGGTCCTCCTCATGTTTGGCTGTGCATAGTGTTTCTTGCCTCTATGAGAACATGTCAGTCTTCAGAACTTTCTTTGAAATTCAAAAATGTGGTAAATCAGACCACATGGAAAGACAACTTAACAACAAATTGGTCCTCAAATGTCCTCAGTACACATTTAGCTGAGAGCCaaaatatgtttgtattttggtcaaaatatttatgtgtgtgatctAACTGGaatgatttatgtgtgtttttatagaaAACAAATGTATGGTGAATCGGGTAGTGTCTTGCAAAAGTATTGAACCCTCCTcaaagtcatcaccattttctgtTTACAATATTAAAAATATAACAATTTTTCCAATCAGTATTTTCACTGTGATCAGTAATACTCACAATTCAACCTCTACACATGAATACTTTGTGGAGAACTTTTGCTGCAATAAGTCTTTTGAACAGCCATACGTCATAAGTCTTTTGTAGTGAGTAGGTACCAGCTTTGTGCATTGTTCTGCAgtgttttccccctttttcttgGTAGAATGTATAGGTCAGTGAGATGGCACTTCTGGGCTGTAGTGACTCAGATTCTCAGTACATCTTAAGGGGCATCTTCTTAAACGATGGCTTTTTGCCATCCTCCTGTACAGGCCAGTTTTATGATCATTTATGGTAAAAGAAGTGGGAACCTCTGTATCATTTGTGAATCATTTGTCATTTGACTTTTTTTAATATCAGCAGATAAATAACTTATTTTGTCTTTGGAAACAGTGTATTGTATATGTACCAGTATCCTGTTCTTAAACAATATAGTATTTCTAAGCTTCGATTTCACATATTCTGTTGTGTGCAAAACAATTCTTCATTACTGCAAACTTGACAACACAAAATGTTCTGTACATATCTCTGAAGTAattgtggggggaaaaacatTGCTACATTTTGAAATAACTCAAAAGATGGTTGTCTACCAGGGCAGTATATCCTACATGAGATTGCAATGCACACATATTATAACCCACACTTTGGTAACATCTTCCAACTTTAATAAAATAATGATAACATCTTTGAGGGATTCTGGGAAATTATGGTAATTACATACATTTGGCAAGGTTCAGTATGTCTCACAAAATAGGCAGTTTGTATCTCCTACACCGCGACTTGCAGTTTTATCACCATTATTTAGCTTGATTTTATGTTGACAACACATTAACATTGCGTGAAATGAGAAAACATTCAGTGTCATCAGTCCGTATGTTGTTTCAAAAATGAGAAAGAATAACGAGGTTTTGAGTAGGAAGCAAACGCTCACGCATCCAGGCAGTCCAGCGTGTTgagggacacaaacacatcagcttTGCATCTAAACATGTTAGAGCCATCCTGGACAAGCTCACAACTCTGTAAAGACGGACTGATGTCTTTGACACAAATAGCCTGgaaggagacaaaaacaaatcccATCAGTGCTTGTGTAATGTAAACTCCATAATTCAAGTTAAACCATTTTTAAACTGTAGAAATTGAACACTTCAATTCCACCCTAAATCTGCAGGCTAGAATATTCTGAAGACATCAGGTTCAGGGTAAATAAATATTAGGCTATATATTAATGTAGATCGTTTAAATAGGCAACATTCAATATTGGGAATAATAGAACTTTAACTTTAACCAATCTAGTCATTATTTTACGGAGCGTGCATCTCTCCTTGAACATTAAGCTACAGTACccaatctttaaaaaaaagatataggGCAATTAACACTCAAAAGAACAGTTAGTTACAAAATAAATGAGTTACTTTTTTGTAAACTAAACTGAAGAGGTTGTTAATTGTAGTGTAAAATGTGTAGGCTACTTGTAGAACACTTTGCCATCACACCGCAAATGAATCATTTTAACAGGCTACTACAGGGACTTTAAAACTGCAAATCATTTGAAAAGAGGTTAATTGAAAATATATAAAGCTTACCATATTTTTCAGGACGGGTGTCTGCCGGTTGACCAAGTCTGGAATAACATTATTACCAGTAGACTCTATGGTCTCGAGAGGTGACTCCTGTTCGGACCTACGGATGTACGGTGATCTGCGGATCCCGGAGAGCAAACCGGAGGCTCTACCAACAGAATAGTAGCTTGGACCAGTTGATTGCTTGTACCATGCCTCTGTTGGATGGCAGGCAATGAGCATGGAGATGgccacaaacaccacagcagTTCGGACAGATTTCTCCATGGCACACATCTTAAGTGGAAGCAGCGTGTAGGTACGGATCGAATGTAAAGTGTTGACTGATGATGGGTGATGCCAAGCACGCCTCCTTTATATAGTCGCTTCAAGATCACGACCGAGTTCGTCAACGTCACCGCATAGCTATGATTCATATTTCCGCCGAGGaaaaacttttttctttttttgtgatgtGGTGCAAGAATtaagttttaaaatgtttattcaCAATAGTGACAGCAGTGACACACCCAGATAGCGAGCATTTATCGGTACACTGTTGGTGTGCCACTTCTGGTCCGCTCTCAGAACACAGTCATCTTTAGTGTAACCAGGCGAGGATAATTGAGAACATAACATCAAATCTAAGCAATTCCTAgaatttctaaatcatatccttggcatagtctatttaaaatatcagccactAAACAGAAGTTGGTCATGGTAGGCTACTACAAggctttcaaaatgaaaaatgacttggtcaATTAAAGACTTGGTAAcgcactggtaacatctataaaaatgttaggggttggtgaaaatgactGAAGCAGCATACAGGAGTAAAGAAAGACATGTTTTGAAAGTAATGCAATATGGTGGGCCGTTTGTCATTCAGCAGCAGACTGTGGAGCACCAGTGGGCCAACAGTGACCTTTTGTTGTCAGGGTAATAATTAATGGACTAGCTGAAATGACAATACAAATTGTAGAGAAAACAACTAATTGTTTCATTGTATAAAAGGTTCAAACTATTTACCAGAACAGCAAAATAATCTAAATCTAGAGAAAATAAATCGTGTTCTTATGTACTGAATAAAATAGTCAAATAAACGTTACTGATTTACATCTTCTTTATTAAGAAAAAATATCAGACATCTCCATATTTATTTGGAAATACACATACAAGTCTACCTGAATGTCAGTTAGTTCCTTCGCTATAATAAAATATTTCTCAATGAAACAATGTATTTAGAAAAAtcagcctgtcaaatgaatgaTTATTCTAtgattgcaataaaaaaaattaaaaaaagtctACTTCAAAACTTTAGAAGTAGTTTAGGTCTCACAGCCCATTATATAGTGGCCTACATTGAGGCTCCAATTTGGTCTCCAGCACTGCGTCTGGGCTGCACACCCAGGGGTCGGATGTGCCCCACTGCCACTTCAGCAGCTGCGTCTTCAACGTCTCCAGAATGTTCATGTGAGTGGGGTCTGACGCAAGGTTCCTGCTCTCTGTTGGATCAGACCGTGTGTCATACAGCTCCCAGCGCTCTCGGTAGTAATAATCCTTTAAGGTCTTAAACCAGCTGGTTGGCTGGC contains the following coding sequences:
- the npb gene encoding neuropeptide B encodes the protein MCAMEKSVRTAVVFVAISMLIACHPTEAWYKQSTGPSYYSVGRASGLLSGIRRSPYIRRSEQESPLETIESTGNNVIPDLVNRQTPVLKNMAICVKDISPSLQSCELVQDGSNMFRCKADVFVSLNTLDCLDA